CCACACGTCGAACAGATTATCATTTCTTCATTAAACTCTGATGAGTTCTGTTGCGTGTCTGTCGTGGATTCGTCTTCTATCGTCTCAGCCGACGTTCGACTGACGGTATCACTTTCTGTCGCACCGGTAGATGCCGACGCGAGGATCTCTCCGTCGTCCGTCGCAGCGGTGATGGAATTCGAGGACTCTCCGTTTTCCTGTCGATGGACTGGCGTTTTCGTTGCGGGATGCCACGAATCTCCGAGACGATCATCCGATCGCGTCGACCAGTTCGATGATGATCGGGATGTCATATCATTTTCAGAGAGAATCACGCCGTCGTCGCGGCGTTCCTCCGAGGGCGCTCCGTTCGTTTCGGACGAGCCGTCGTTGACGATGTCGACACCGGCAAATCCGGATGCTTCCGAGTCCTCGTCGTCGATCCCTGTCGACTCTGCCGTTTGTTCTGGGTCTGGATCGTCGGCTTCTGGATCGGGATCATCGACCGTTTCGGACGGGTCGTCGATAGCATCACCCTCGTGTTCTCCCTCGTCAAACGTCTGTTTCGTTATCTCTTTTCGTTCTGCGAGCACCCGTCGCTCTCCGCAGATCGAGCAGACCATCACCCGCCGTTTGATATCGATAACGTCGTCGCCCCGATGTTCACGCTCGTTAACGAGTCCGGGCTCCTCGAACTGATGACCAAGAAACGAACATTTGAGCCCCATTGGTGGTTTTTGTCACGCTTTATCCATAAAGGCTCCCCCTCGATATGAAGTTACCTACATAGAGGCGCTGATTCTTCTTCTTCTTCAGGATGTCGTTCGAGAATATGACTGGTAAGGAAGGGAGGAGATCGACCGCCTACACTACTGTTAATAGCAACCCGGTAATACGTGTACGCATGCGAGCGAAGCGGGAGTTTCGTACCCGCAACGAAACCGAAGTCGCGGTCCTCGATGCCCTCGTTGAGCGATCGGACGACGGCATGACCGTCCTCGAACTTCGTTCCCGGGTCGACGTCGAGATCGACGTGCTCGAAGCGGCGCTTTCGTCCCTCAACGACGACGGACTGATCGATGCCGAACGCACTGACGATCAGCTTGTGATCACGCCCGTCGATCGCGTGATCCCAGACGAACAGGAAAACGACCACACTCAATCATTGTTCGATCACTTACGTGAACAGGTCCCAGACAGCCTCCGAAACTGGTTGTGAGCCGCACGTTCGATCGGGCCGTTCATTTGGGTTCGGAATCGATTTTTCAGCATGACTGTTCTTGAGTCGATTCACGCCGATCACGGTGCGACGTTCACCGAACACAACGGTGCCCGCGTCGTCGCCGATTACGGACGTCCCGACCGGAGCCATCGCGCCGTTCGAAACGTCGTAGGTGTCATCGAACGCGGATATGGCATCGTCGAAATCATCGGTGACGACCGAATCAGCTACGTCGACAACGTCGTCTCGAACAGCGTCCCCCGCGACGACGGAGCCGGTTGTTACGCCCTAGTGCTCGATCCACAAGGAGCGATCGAAACGGAACTGTACGTGTACAACGCGGACGATCGGCTGCTGTTGTTTCTCCCGTTGGATCGGGCACGTCCGCTCGTGGAAGAATGGCAATCGAAGGTGTTTATCGACGACGTGGATATCCGTTTCGTCGAAGATCTCGTCGTGTTCGGCGTCCATGGACCGAAAGCGACCGAAAAAGTCGCGTCAGTGTTGACCGGTCCCAGTGTGCCCGAGCGGCCGCTCTCGTTCGTGCGAGGAACGATGGGTGATGTCGGCGTTACTGTCATCGCGGGCGACGGACTGGCAGGCGAGGAAGGGTACGAGATCATCTGCGAGACGGCAGACGCAGATCGGGTATTCGACACGCTCGTCAACCACGGCCTGAACGCCGCTCCCTTCGGCTACACGACGTGGAACACGCTCACGCTCGAAGCCGGCACGCCGCTGTTCGACACGGAGCTTGCGGGTGTCATCCCGAACGTCGCTGGCGTCCACACTGCGATCGATCCCGAGAAGGGCTGTTACGTCGGACAGGAGGTCGTCGCTCGCGTCGAAAACCACGGGCAACCCTCACAGCGACTCGTCGGACTCGCTCTCGAGGAGGTTCCGAAGTCGAG
The sequence above is drawn from the Halocatena salina genome and encodes:
- a CDS encoding DUF7093 family protein; the protein is MGLKCSFLGHQFEEPGLVNEREHRGDDVIDIKRRVMVCSICGERRVLAERKEITKQTFDEGEHEGDAIDDPSETVDDPDPEADDPDPEQTAESTGIDDEDSEASGFAGVDIVNDGSSETNGAPSEERRDDGVILSENDMTSRSSSNWSTRSDDRLGDSWHPATKTPVHRQENGESSNSITAATDDGEILASASTGATESDTVSRTSAETIEDESTTDTQQNSSEFNEEMIICSTCGFSVIAANSPFRSGDICPQCHDAYLTDRASSCHRSTE
- a CDS encoding DUF6432 family protein, whose product is MRAKREFRTRNETEVAVLDALVERSDDGMTVLELRSRVDVEIDVLEAALSSLNDDGLIDAERTDDQLVITPVDRVIPDEQENDHTQSLFDHLREQVPDSLRNWL
- the ygfZ gene encoding CAF17-like 4Fe-4S cluster assembly/insertion protein YgfZ, which translates into the protein MTVLESIHADHGATFTEHNGARVVADYGRPDRSHRAVRNVVGVIERGYGIVEIIGDDRISYVDNVVSNSVPRDDGAGCYALVLDPQGAIETELYVYNADDRLLLFLPLDRARPLVEEWQSKVFIDDVDIRFVEDLVVFGVHGPKATEKVASVLTGPSVPERPLSFVRGTMGDVGVTVIAGDGLAGEEGYEIICETADADRVFDTLVNHGLNAAPFGYTTWNTLTLEAGTPLFDTELAGVIPNVAGVHTAIDPEKGCYVGQEVVARVENHGQPSQRLVGLALEEVPKSSAAVRAGDTVVGEITRAARSPMKDDPIALAYIDFTVETTHLTVDTPADCAASVVDLPFVAGSSRSPRLPSYEGDGH